One part of the Streptomyces lydicus genome encodes these proteins:
- a CDS encoding FAD-dependent oxidoreductase — protein sequence MNPTVEDRVPVLVVGGSLVGLSASLFLGRLGVRHLLVEKHANTSHHPRGRGNNVRTMELFRVAGAEAPIREAASTLADNHGILQARSLTGDEQEWLFKEIDPGGGLTRISPSGWCLCSQNDLEPVLVRCARELGGDLRFSTELVSFEQDAQGVTARLRSRETGEESTVRADYLIAADGPRSPVRERLGIGRNGPGDLFHNVSITFRAPGLADIVGDRRFIACYLTNPEADGALLPVDNQKDWVFHAPWHPDRGETLEDFTDERCIDHIRRATGAPDLAVEITGKAPWHAAERVAERYAHGRVFLAGDSAHEMSPTGAFGSNTGIQDAHNLAWKLAAVLDGAADPALLETYEAERLPVARETSARASARSAEHSHPGYSPAPGAAGGRQRGVLTVALGYCYPRGAVLGADPELPVVPDQLRLTGEPGTRAPHMWLRADGQRRSTLDLYEKSFVLLAGSDGDMWRTAAKGAVQRFDVRLDCYLIGTEPDDDLAPEDGTDWAEKHGTTSEGAVLVRPDGFVAWRAEGRVADPEAALREVFEALLCRS from the coding sequence ATGAATCCCACCGTCGAAGACCGCGTCCCGGTACTCGTCGTGGGCGGGTCCCTGGTGGGCCTGTCCGCGTCGCTGTTCCTGGGACGGCTGGGCGTACGGCATCTGCTGGTCGAGAAGCACGCGAACACCTCGCACCATCCCCGCGGGCGGGGGAACAACGTCCGCACGATGGAACTGTTCCGGGTCGCCGGCGCCGAGGCGCCGATCCGCGAGGCGGCCTCGACCCTCGCCGACAACCACGGGATCCTGCAGGCCCGTTCGCTCACCGGCGACGAGCAGGAGTGGCTCTTCAAGGAGATCGACCCGGGCGGCGGGCTGACCCGGATCAGCCCCTCCGGCTGGTGTCTGTGCAGCCAGAACGACCTGGAGCCGGTGCTGGTGCGCTGTGCCCGCGAACTCGGTGGTGACCTGCGGTTCTCCACCGAGCTGGTCTCCTTCGAGCAGGACGCGCAGGGCGTGACCGCACGGCTGCGGAGCCGGGAGACCGGCGAGGAGTCCACCGTGCGCGCGGACTACCTGATCGCGGCGGACGGCCCGCGCAGCCCGGTCCGCGAGCGGCTGGGCATCGGCCGGAACGGGCCCGGTGACCTCTTCCACAACGTCAGCATCACGTTCCGGGCGCCGGGCCTCGCGGACATCGTGGGCGACCGCCGGTTCATCGCCTGCTACTTGACCAACCCGGAGGCGGACGGCGCGCTGCTGCCCGTCGACAACCAGAAGGACTGGGTCTTCCACGCCCCCTGGCACCCCGACCGGGGCGAGACCCTGGAGGACTTCACCGACGAGCGGTGCATCGACCACATCCGCCGGGCGACCGGCGCGCCCGACCTGGCCGTCGAGATCACCGGCAAGGCGCCCTGGCACGCCGCCGAGCGGGTCGCCGAGCGCTATGCGCACGGCCGGGTCTTCCTCGCCGGCGACTCCGCCCACGAGATGTCCCCCACCGGCGCGTTCGGCTCCAACACCGGCATCCAGGACGCCCACAACCTGGCGTGGAAGCTGGCGGCCGTACTGGACGGCGCGGCGGACCCCGCGCTGCTGGAGACCTACGAGGCGGAGCGGCTGCCGGTGGCGCGCGAGACCAGCGCCCGTGCCTCGGCCCGCTCCGCCGAGCACAGCCACCCCGGCTACTCCCCGGCGCCCGGCGCGGCCGGCGGCCGGCAGCGCGGCGTGCTCACCGTGGCCCTCGGCTACTGCTACCCGCGGGGCGCGGTCCTCGGCGCCGACCCCGAACTGCCGGTGGTTCCCGACCAGTTGCGGCTGACCGGCGAGCCGGGCACCCGTGCCCCGCACATGTGGCTGCGGGCGGACGGGCAGCGCCGCTCGACCCTCGACCTCTACGAGAAGTCCTTCGTGCTGCTGGCCGGCTCCGACGGCGACATGTGGCGCACCGCCGCCAAGGGCGCCGTCCAGCGTTTCGACGTGCGGCTGGACTGCTACCTGATCGGCACCGAGCCGGACGACGACCTGGCCCCGGAGGACGGCACGGACTGGGCCGAGAAGCACGGCACGACCTCCGAGGGCGCGGTGCTGGTGCGTCCCGACGGCTTCGTCGCCTGGCGCGCCGAGGGCCGGGTCGCCGATCCGGAGGCGGCGCTGCGGGAGGTCTTCGAGGCGCTGCTGTGCCGGAGCTGA
- a CDS encoding SchA/CurD-like domain-containing protein: MTTLSERISQSAFDGSRLRVVLLLDLHDGAQQRFLEAYEHLRNQVASVPGHITDQLCQSIENPSQWLITSEWESAPPFLAWVNSEEHVKMVQPLHSCVRDTRSLRFSVLRETSNVAALAPEPPKGRLQANPRVGDGVVRHALTFTVKPGSEDKVAEILAGYTSPEARVDDTTRLRRTSLFMHGNRVVRAVEVQGDLVAALRHISRQPEVRAVEEAINPYLEQDRDLSDPNSARVFFTRAALPAVHHVAAHGTQPTGVRRHALYYPAKEGCGMALARMLARQDELAADDPGCPVAGSTIFQRDDIVVRLIDLRIPLDSDPMLSLGVRGPRKTAVLRRLLDTDAAGQLSSDREFASFLSRSDMALITDRRASDS, encoded by the coding sequence ATGACAACGCTGTCGGAACGAATATCCCAGTCAGCCTTCGACGGCTCCCGGCTTCGGGTCGTGCTGCTCCTGGACCTCCATGACGGAGCCCAGCAGCGCTTCCTGGAAGCCTACGAGCACCTGCGCAACCAGGTCGCGTCCGTCCCCGGGCACATCACCGACCAGCTGTGCCAGTCCATCGAGAACCCCTCGCAGTGGCTCATCACCAGCGAGTGGGAGTCCGCCCCGCCGTTCCTCGCCTGGGTCAACAGCGAGGAGCACGTCAAGATGGTCCAGCCGCTGCACTCCTGCGTCCGCGACACCCGCTCGCTGCGCTTCAGCGTCCTGCGCGAGACCTCCAACGTCGCCGCGCTCGCTCCCGAGCCCCCCAAGGGCCGGCTGCAGGCGAACCCCCGGGTCGGTGACGGAGTGGTCCGGCACGCGCTGACCTTCACCGTGAAGCCCGGCAGCGAGGACAAGGTCGCCGAGATCCTCGCCGGCTACACCTCCCCGGAAGCCCGCGTCGACGACACCACCCGGCTGCGCCGCACCTCCCTGTTCATGCACGGCAACCGCGTGGTGCGCGCCGTCGAGGTACAGGGCGACCTGGTCGCCGCGCTGCGGCACATCTCCCGCCAGCCCGAGGTCCGGGCCGTCGAGGAGGCCATCAACCCGTACCTGGAGCAGGACCGCGACCTGAGCGACCCCAACTCCGCGCGGGTCTTCTTCACCCGGGCCGCGCTGCCCGCGGTGCACCACGTCGCCGCGCACGGCACGCAGCCCACGGGCGTACGGCGGCACGCGCTGTACTACCCCGCCAAGGAGGGCTGCGGAATGGCGCTGGCCAGGATGCTGGCCCGGCAGGACGAGCTGGCCGCCGACGACCCGGGGTGCCCGGTCGCCGGCAGCACGATCTTCCAGCGCGACGACATCGTCGTCCGGCTCATCGACCTGCGGATCCCCCTCGACAGCGACCCCATGCTGTCGCTCGGTGTGCGCGGCCCCCGCAAGACGGCCGTCCTGCGGCGGCTGCTCGACACCGACGCGGCTGGTCAGCTGTCCAGCGACCGGGAGTTCGCGAGCTTCCTGTCGCGCTCCGACATGGCCCTGATCACCGACCGCCGGGCCTCGGACTCCTGA
- a CDS encoding cupin domain-containing protein has protein sequence MTTHRPRIVDLSETQPNRRRGGDLRAMLTPSAVGATSGFMGMALVQPGERIGEHYHPYSEEFVYVVQGALEVDLDGEAYPLRPDQGLLIPPYMRHRFRNVGDVEARMVFHLGPLAPRPELGHVDTEGTQESTPAAPPERTEPVS, from the coding sequence ATGACCACGCACCGCCCACGCATCGTGGACCTCAGCGAGACCCAGCCCAACCGCCGGCGCGGAGGTGATCTGCGCGCCATGCTGACACCCAGCGCGGTGGGCGCCACGAGCGGCTTCATGGGCATGGCACTCGTCCAACCCGGCGAGCGCATCGGCGAGCACTACCACCCGTACTCCGAGGAGTTCGTCTACGTCGTCCAGGGCGCGCTCGAAGTGGACCTGGACGGCGAGGCGTACCCGCTGCGCCCGGACCAGGGGCTGCTGATTCCCCCCTATATGCGGCACCGGTTCCGCAACGTGGGGGACGTCGAGGCCCGGATGGTCTTCCACCTCGGTCCGCTGGCGCCGCGCCCCGAGCTCGGCCACGTCGACACCGAGGGCACACAGGAGAGCACCCCGGCCGCCCCGCCCGAACGCACGGAGCCGGTGTCATGA
- a CDS encoding beta-ketoacyl-[acyl-carrier-protein] synthase family protein, protein MTRRVAVTGVGIVAPGGVGVPAFWDLLSAGRTATRGITLFNPEGFRSRIAAECDFDPRAHGLSEDQIARSDRYVQFALVAADEALRDAGLDTGKEDPWRIGVSLGTAVGGTTRLEHDYVAVSSRGQRWDVDHRPAGRYLERAFSPSSLASAVAERVGAHGPVQTVSTGCTSGLDAIGYAFQSIEEGRVDVCVAGASDSPISPITVACFDAIKATSANNDDPAHASRPFDAHRDGFVMGEGGAVLVLEELEHARARGATVHCEIRGYATFGNAYHMTGLTQEGLEMAEAINRALGHAKVDATQVDYVNAHGSGTQQNDRHETAAVKRSLGKHAYNVPMSSIKSMVGHSLGAIGAIEIVACVLALTHQVVPPTANYETPDPECDLDYVPRTARELPLRSVLSVGSGFGGFQSAVVLTRQGGRAG, encoded by the coding sequence ATGACCCGCCGCGTGGCGGTCACCGGCGTCGGGATCGTCGCGCCCGGCGGTGTGGGAGTACCCGCCTTCTGGGACCTGCTGTCCGCCGGCCGTACGGCGACCCGTGGCATCACCCTCTTCAACCCCGAGGGTTTCCGCTCGCGCATCGCCGCCGAGTGCGACTTCGATCCGCGTGCCCACGGGCTGAGCGAGGATCAGATCGCCCGCTCGGACCGGTACGTGCAGTTCGCCCTGGTCGCCGCCGACGAGGCGCTGCGCGACGCCGGCCTGGACACCGGAAAGGAAGACCCCTGGCGCATCGGGGTGTCCCTGGGCACCGCGGTCGGCGGCACCACGCGGCTGGAGCACGACTACGTCGCCGTCAGCAGCCGCGGGCAGCGCTGGGACGTCGACCACCGGCCGGCGGGCCGCTACCTGGAGCGGGCGTTCTCCCCGAGTTCGCTCGCCTCCGCGGTGGCCGAACGGGTCGGTGCGCACGGCCCGGTGCAGACCGTTTCCACGGGCTGCACCTCCGGCCTCGACGCCATCGGCTACGCCTTCCAGTCCATCGAGGAGGGCCGGGTCGACGTCTGCGTCGCCGGCGCCTCGGACTCGCCGATCTCCCCGATCACGGTGGCCTGCTTCGACGCCATCAAGGCGACCTCCGCGAACAACGACGACCCCGCCCACGCCTCCCGGCCGTTCGACGCCCACCGCGACGGATTCGTCATGGGGGAGGGCGGCGCCGTGCTCGTCCTGGAGGAGCTGGAGCACGCCCGGGCGCGCGGCGCGACGGTGCACTGCGAGATCCGCGGCTACGCCACCTTCGGCAACGCGTACCACATGACCGGGCTCACCCAGGAGGGCCTGGAGATGGCCGAGGCGATCAACCGGGCGCTCGGCCACGCCAAGGTCGACGCCACCCAGGTCGACTACGTCAACGCCCACGGGTCGGGCACCCAGCAGAACGACCGGCACGAGACCGCCGCGGTGAAGCGGTCGCTGGGCAAACACGCCTACAACGTGCCGATGAGCTCCATCAAATCCATGGTGGGCCACTCGCTCGGCGCGATCGGCGCCATCGAGATCGTCGCCTGCGTGCTGGCACTGACCCACCAGGTCGTGCCGCCGACGGCGAACTACGAGACCCCGGACCCGGAGTGCGACCTGGACTACGTGCCCAGAACGGCACGGGAGCTGCCGCTGCGCTCGGTGCTGTCGGTCGGCAGCGGCTTCGGCGGATTCCAGTCAGCGGTGGTACTGACCCGACAGGGCGGGAGGGCAGGATGA
- a CDS encoding ketosynthase chain-length factor translates to MRSPKERRSVVTGIGVIAPNGVSTESFWKATVEGVSVLDRVTRDGCEHLPLKVAGEVRGFDPADLIEERYLVQTDRFTHFAMAAANLALDDARLGRADYADSPFAVGVVTAAGSGGGEFGQRELQRLWGQGSRYVGPYQSIAWFYAASTGQISIRGGFKGPCGVVASDEAGGLDALAHACRTIRRGTDAVVVGAAEAPLAPYSVVCQLGYEDLSSLDDPVRAYRPFTRDACGFVPAEGGAMLVVEEAAAAESRGATPRAVLLGHAATFTGASRWEESRAGLAHAIRGALEDAQCAPEEIDVVFADALGVPSADRAEALALADALGRHADRVPVTAPKTGTGRAYCGAPVLDLAAAVLAMENGVVPPTPNVVDVCHDLDVVTGRARPAELRTALVLSRGLMGSNAAMVLRQGPTPPS, encoded by the coding sequence ATGAGATCCCCCAAGGAAAGACGCTCGGTCGTCACCGGCATCGGCGTCATCGCCCCCAACGGGGTGAGCACCGAGTCGTTCTGGAAGGCGACCGTGGAGGGCGTCAGCGTCCTGGACCGGGTGACCCGCGACGGGTGCGAGCACCTGCCGCTCAAGGTCGCCGGCGAGGTGCGCGGCTTCGACCCGGCGGACCTGATCGAGGAGCGCTACCTCGTCCAGACCGACCGGTTCACGCACTTCGCCATGGCGGCGGCCAACCTCGCGCTGGACGACGCCCGGCTCGGCCGTGCCGACTACGCCGACTCCCCGTTCGCGGTGGGCGTCGTGACGGCGGCCGGCTCGGGCGGCGGCGAGTTCGGCCAGCGGGAGCTGCAACGGCTCTGGGGCCAGGGCTCCCGGTACGTCGGCCCGTACCAGTCCATCGCCTGGTTCTACGCGGCCAGCACCGGACAGATCTCCATCCGCGGCGGCTTCAAGGGCCCCTGCGGAGTGGTCGCCAGCGACGAGGCGGGCGGCCTGGACGCCCTGGCGCACGCCTGCCGCACCATCCGGCGCGGCACCGACGCCGTCGTCGTGGGCGCCGCGGAGGCGCCGCTGGCCCCCTACTCGGTGGTGTGCCAGCTCGGTTACGAGGACCTGAGCAGCCTTGACGACCCGGTGCGGGCCTACCGCCCGTTCACCCGTGACGCCTGCGGATTCGTGCCCGCCGAGGGCGGCGCGATGCTGGTCGTCGAGGAGGCCGCGGCGGCCGAGAGCCGCGGCGCCACCCCCCGGGCCGTGCTCCTGGGACATGCCGCGACGTTCACCGGGGCCTCGCGGTGGGAGGAGTCCCGCGCGGGACTCGCCCATGCGATCCGCGGTGCGCTGGAGGACGCGCAGTGTGCCCCGGAGGAGATCGACGTGGTGTTCGCCGATGCGCTCGGTGTCCCCTCGGCCGACCGGGCCGAGGCGCTGGCGCTGGCGGATGCCCTGGGCCGGCACGCCGACCGGGTTCCGGTGACCGCACCCAAGACCGGTACCGGGCGGGCGTACTGCGGTGCTCCCGTCCTGGACCTCGCGGCCGCGGTGCTCGCCATGGAGAACGGCGTGGTGCCGCCCACCCCCAACGTCGTCGACGTCTGCCACGACCTTGACGTGGTGACCGGCCGGGCCCGGCCCGCCGAGTTGCGGACGGCGCTGGTGCTGAGCCGGGGGCTGATGGGTTCGAACGCGGCAATGGTGCTGCGGCAGGGCCCGACGCCCCCCTCGTGA
- a CDS encoding acyl carrier protein, protein MTAQLTLNELAALMKSAAGLTVDPKDLANRADMSFAEFGLDSLGLLGIVGELENRHGRPMPTDAERCKTPRDFLALVNTNNDRANADKATVPTTGA, encoded by the coding sequence ATGACCGCTCAACTGACGCTCAACGAGCTGGCGGCGCTGATGAAGTCGGCCGCCGGCCTCACCGTCGACCCGAAGGACCTGGCCAACCGCGCCGACATGTCCTTCGCCGAGTTCGGCCTCGACTCGCTGGGGCTCCTCGGGATCGTGGGCGAGCTGGAGAACCGGCACGGCCGGCCGATGCCGACCGACGCGGAGCGCTGCAAGACGCCGCGCGACTTCCTCGCCCTCGTCAACACGAACAACGACCGTGCCAACGCCGACAAGGCGACCGTGCCTACGACAGGAGCTTGA
- a CDS encoding SRPBCC family protein, whose protein sequence is MPGHTENDITIAAPLDLVWDLTNDIENWPKLFSEYASVEVLSREGDKTTFRLTMHPDENGTVWSWVSERVMDRANRTVRARRVETGPFEHMDIHWKYAEIPGGTSMHWTQDFAMKPSAPVDDKGMTELINRNSRIQMELIRDKIEQRDREMRSAVVN, encoded by the coding sequence ATGCCCGGCCACACCGAGAACGACATCACCATCGCGGCGCCCCTCGACCTCGTCTGGGACCTCACCAACGACATCGAGAACTGGCCGAAGCTGTTCAGCGAGTACGCCTCCGTCGAGGTGCTCTCCCGGGAGGGCGACAAGACCACCTTCCGGCTGACGATGCACCCGGACGAGAACGGCACCGTGTGGAGCTGGGTCTCCGAGCGGGTCATGGACCGCGCCAACCGCACCGTCCGCGCCCGCCGCGTGGAGACCGGTCCGTTCGAGCACATGGACATCCACTGGAAGTACGCCGAGATCCCGGGCGGCACCTCGATGCACTGGACCCAGGACTTCGCGATGAAGCCCTCGGCGCCGGTGGACGACAAGGGGATGACCGAGCTCATCAACCGCAACTCCCGGATCCAGATGGAGCTCATCCGGGACAAGATCGAGCAGCGGGACCGCGAGATGCGTTCCGCCGTCGTCAACTGA
- a CDS encoding TcmI family type II polyketide cyclase, with product MHHALIVARMKPGTAPDIAEVFRTSDRTELPHLVGVKRRTLFQFGDVYLHLIESDRPPGPEIAKVTEHPEFRAVSDKLSAFVSAYDPETWRSPKDAMAHQFYRWERDGSG from the coding sequence ATGCATCACGCTCTGATCGTCGCTCGCATGAAACCCGGTACGGCTCCGGACATCGCGGAGGTCTTCCGGACCTCCGACCGTACGGAACTGCCGCACCTGGTCGGCGTCAAGCGGCGGACCCTCTTCCAGTTCGGTGACGTGTATCTGCACCTCATCGAGTCCGACCGGCCGCCGGGGCCGGAGATCGCCAAGGTCACCGAGCACCCCGAGTTCCGCGCGGTGAGCGACAAGCTGTCCGCTTTCGTCAGCGCGTACGACCCGGAGACCTGGCGCAGTCCCAAGGACGCGATGGCCCACCAGTTCTATCGCTGGGAGCGCGACGGCAGCGGCTGA
- a CDS encoding methyltransferase, whose amino-acid sequence MTTVSPTPQSAMRLRELVFGAACAAAVRAAARLGVADALDDRPATAQELATAVHTEPRPLERLLRALSCYGIFAETEDGKYVHTEMSRMLREDAPNSLRYIALWCTEPWTWEAWPRLDEAVRSGRSVFPELYGKGFFEYLHEDARESAQVFDRAMTTSSKQSAEDVAKLLDLSGASSVADIGGGQGHVLASLLEKHPGLKGTLLDLPTVVANPDPRLRDGGALASRVQIVPGDCREEIPVQADVYIIKNILEWDDESTGRTLANVLKAARPGARVVIIENIVDDSPSMKFTTAMDLLLLLNVGGAKHSKASLVGRMGEAGLEVGAILEVNPYLHAFECTVPA is encoded by the coding sequence ATGACCACCGTAAGTCCCACCCCCCAGTCGGCGATGCGGCTGCGGGAGCTCGTTTTCGGAGCCGCGTGTGCCGCGGCCGTACGGGCCGCGGCGCGCCTCGGCGTCGCGGACGCGCTCGACGACCGGCCCGCCACCGCGCAGGAGCTGGCCACCGCGGTGCACACCGAGCCGCGGCCGCTGGAGCGGCTGCTGCGCGCACTGTCCTGCTACGGGATCTTCGCGGAGACCGAGGACGGGAAGTACGTCCACACCGAGATGTCCCGGATGCTGCGCGAGGACGCCCCCAACAGCCTGCGGTACATCGCACTGTGGTGCACCGAGCCGTGGACCTGGGAAGCCTGGCCCCGGCTGGACGAGGCGGTGCGCTCGGGCCGCAGCGTCTTCCCCGAGCTGTACGGCAAGGGCTTCTTCGAGTACCTGCACGAGGACGCACGGGAGTCGGCGCAGGTCTTCGACCGGGCCATGACCACCTCCAGCAAGCAGTCCGCCGAGGACGTCGCCAAGCTGCTCGACCTCTCCGGGGCGTCGTCGGTGGCGGACATCGGCGGCGGCCAGGGCCACGTCCTCGCCAGCTTGCTGGAGAAGCACCCGGGGCTCAAGGGCACGCTGCTCGACCTGCCCACGGTCGTGGCGAACCCGGACCCGCGGCTGCGCGACGGCGGCGCGCTCGCCTCGCGGGTCCAGATCGTGCCGGGCGACTGCCGCGAGGAGATCCCCGTCCAGGCCGACGTCTACATCATCAAGAACATCCTGGAGTGGGACGACGAGAGCACCGGCCGGACGCTGGCCAACGTCCTCAAGGCGGCCCGTCCCGGCGCCCGCGTGGTGATCATCGAGAACATCGTCGACGACAGTCCCTCGATGAAGTTCACCACCGCCATGGACCTGCTGCTGCTGCTCAACGTCGGCGGCGCCAAGCACTCCAAGGCGAGCCTGGTCGGCCGGATGGGCGAGGCCGGGCTGGAGGTCGGCGCCATCCTGGAGGTCAACCCGTATCTGCACGCCTTCGAGTGCACCGTCCCGGCGTGA